A window of Strix aluco isolate bStrAlu1 chromosome 2, bStrAlu1.hap1, whole genome shotgun sequence contains these coding sequences:
- the HEMK2 gene encoding methyltransferase N6AMT1: MAAPALPTPRYEHVGARGPFRDVYEPAEDTFLLLDALEQDAARLREARVEICLEIGSGSGVVSTFLASSIIGSNALYICTDINPLAAYCTLETALLNNVHLQPVITDLVKGLSPRLNGKVDLLLFNPPYVVTPSEEVESHGIEASWAGGKKGREVMDRVFPLVPDLLSPGGLFYLVTIKENNPDEILEMMKKCGLEGTRVLSRQAGQEMLTVLKFRKS, from the exons ATGGCGGCGCCCGCGCTTCCCACCCCGCGGTACGAGCACGTGGGGGCGCGGGGGCCCTTCCGGGATGTGTACGAGCCGGCCGAGGACACCTTCCTGCTGCTGGACGCTCTGGAGCAGGACGCGGCCCGCCTGAGGGAGGCTCG AGTTGAGATCTGCCTTGAAATAGGATCTGGATCTGGTGTGGTTTCAACATTTCTAGCTTCTTCCATTATTGGATCCAATGCACTGTACAT atGTACAGATATCAACCCGCTGGCAGCTTACTGTACACTGGAGACAGCTCTGCTTAACAATGTTCACCTCCAGCCAGTCATTACTGACTTG GTCAAAGGACTGTCTCCAAGATTAAATGGGAAGGTTGATCTACTGCTGTTTAATCCACCATACGTAGTAACACCTTCTGAAGAG GTGGAAAGCCATGGAATAGAAGCATCCTGGGCTGGGGGCAAAAAGGGCAGAGAAGTAATGGATAGAGTTTTTCCATTAGTACCAGACCTACTTTCACCAGGAGGATTATTCTACTTGGtcacaattaaagaaaataatccag ATGAAATTCTGGAAATGATGAAGAAATGTGGCTTAGAAGGCACACGAGTACTTTCCAGGCAAGCAGGACAAGAGATGCTTACTGTCCTCAAATTTAGGAAGTCTTGA